Proteins encoded by one window of Dreissena polymorpha isolate Duluth1 chromosome 11, UMN_Dpol_1.0, whole genome shotgun sequence:
- the LOC127850074 gene encoding uncharacterized protein LOC127850074 isoform X2, which yields MNPTFGSKETGKSEKSLTIETLFPPTELTLSMDGGRLDSTTLSVVNANNVSIECTSDGYPPPIKRWEYGLNIYNGSFLTLTNIQATDAGTYICVVENTMTPTFGPETIGRSNLSIQLVVQDARSNSLPTWDLLFSLIGAGCGLLLLAAIVLACVCRTRKIREISVANKRNVELQPCKERKRVEDFDDVVENPMYISADDVLAHEHSSSQANGQVGQTKIYSSPYDVHKVENVVDEVYNHYAEIID from the exons ATGAATCCAACGTTTGGATCGAAAGAAACTGGTAAATCAGAGAAGTCGCTAACCATAGAGACGTTAT TTCCACCGACTGAACTTACTCTATCCATGGACGGGGGTCGTCTTGACAGCACAACACTTAGCGTTGTGAATGCAAATAACGTGTCCATAGAGTGCACAAGCGACGGCTACCCACCTCCAATCAAACGCTGGGAATATgggttaaatatatataatggaagCTTTCTAACCCTTACCAACATCCAAGCGACCGATGCGGGAACATATATTTGCGTTGTTGAAAACACGATGACCCCTACGTTTGGACCAGAAACTATCGGGCGGTCTAACCTATCGATACAGTTAGTCGTACAAG ATGCCCGTTCTAACTCTTTACCAACCTGGGATCTTCTGTTTTCGTTAATTGGTGCTGGCTGTGGATTGTTGTTGCTCGCAGCAATAGTACTTGCATGCGTTTGCAGAACACGGAAAATACGAG aaatctCAGTGGCGAACAAAAG AAATGTTGAATTACAACCATGCAAAGAACGGAAACGAGTGGAAG ATTTTGACGACGTTGTGGAGAATCCGATGTACATTTCTGCAGACGATGTTTTGGCGCATGAGCATTCATCGTCTCAGG CGAACGGTCAAGTGGGACAAACCAAAATTTACAGTAGTCCATATGATGTTCATAAG GTCGAAAATGTTGTTGATGAAGTTTATAACCACTATGCAGAGATAATCGACTAG
- the LOC127850074 gene encoding uncharacterized protein LOC127850074 isoform X1: protein MNPTFGSKETGKSEKSLTIETLFPPTELTLSMDGGRLDSTTLSVVNANNVSIECTSDGYPPPIKRWEYGLNIYNGSFLTLTNIQATDAGTYICVVENTMTPTFGPETIGRSNLSIQLVVQDARSNSLPTWDLLFSLIGAGCGLLLLAAIVLACVCRTRKIREISVANKRNVELQPCKERKRVEDFDDVVENPMYISADDVLAHEHSSSQDYVVENPMDISADDIGQRKVALQANANGQVGQTKIYSSPYDVHKVENVVDEVYNHYAEIID, encoded by the exons ATGAATCCAACGTTTGGATCGAAAGAAACTGGTAAATCAGAGAAGTCGCTAACCATAGAGACGTTAT TTCCACCGACTGAACTTACTCTATCCATGGACGGGGGTCGTCTTGACAGCACAACACTTAGCGTTGTGAATGCAAATAACGTGTCCATAGAGTGCACAAGCGACGGCTACCCACCTCCAATCAAACGCTGGGAATATgggttaaatatatataatggaagCTTTCTAACCCTTACCAACATCCAAGCGACCGATGCGGGAACATATATTTGCGTTGTTGAAAACACGATGACCCCTACGTTTGGACCAGAAACTATCGGGCGGTCTAACCTATCGATACAGTTAGTCGTACAAG ATGCCCGTTCTAACTCTTTACCAACCTGGGATCTTCTGTTTTCGTTAATTGGTGCTGGCTGTGGATTGTTGTTGCTCGCAGCAATAGTACTTGCATGCGTTTGCAGAACACGGAAAATACGAG aaatctCAGTGGCGAACAAAAG AAATGTTGAATTACAACCATGCAAAGAACGGAAACGAGTGGAAG ATTTTGACGACGTTGTGGAGAATCCGATGTACATTTCTGCAGACGATGTTTTGGCGCATGAGCATTCATCGTCTCAGG ACTATGTTGTGGAGAACCCCATGGACATTTCTGCGGATGATATTGGACAGAGGAAAGTTGCACTACAAGCAAACG CGAACGGTCAAGTGGGACAAACCAAAATTTACAGTAGTCCATATGATGTTCATAAG GTCGAAAATGTTGTTGATGAAGTTTATAACCACTATGCAGAGATAATCGACTAG